A genomic window from Cytobacillus suaedae includes:
- a CDS encoding response regulator transcription factor: MDKKVLVVDDEPSISTLLQYNLNQAGFEVITAMDGEEGYQKALEERPDILVLDLMLPKMDGIEVCKQLRQQKVTTPILMLTAKDDEFDKIIGLELGADDYMTKPFSPREVVARVKAILRRTNIQTEKEEEPETENIVIGELKILPDHYEAYTNQVRLELTPKEFELLVYLSRNKGRVLTRDQLLSAVWNYDFAGDTRIVDVHISHLREKIESNSKKPVYIKTIRGLGYKLEEPKMDE; the protein is encoded by the coding sequence ATGGATAAAAAAGTATTAGTCGTAGACGATGAACCATCAATTTCAACATTACTGCAGTATAACTTAAATCAAGCTGGCTTTGAGGTTATAACTGCAATGGACGGAGAAGAAGGGTACCAAAAGGCATTAGAAGAAAGACCAGATATACTTGTACTGGATTTGATGCTCCCTAAGATGGATGGAATTGAAGTGTGTAAACAACTACGCCAACAAAAGGTGACAACCCCAATACTAATGTTAACAGCAAAAGATGATGAATTTGATAAAATTATTGGACTAGAACTTGGTGCAGATGATTATATGACTAAGCCTTTTAGCCCAAGAGAAGTAGTTGCTAGAGTTAAAGCCATTTTAAGAAGAACAAACATTCAAACCGAAAAAGAAGAAGAACCAGAAACAGAGAATATAGTAATAGGGGAGTTAAAGATCCTTCCCGATCATTACGAGGCATATACGAATCAAGTAAGATTAGAACTAACACCGAAAGAATTTGAATTGCTTGTTTATCTTTCTCGAAATAAGGGAAGAGTTCTTACTCGAGACCAACTTTTAAGTGCTGTTTGGAATTATGATTTTGCGGGTGATACACGCATTGTAGATGTTCATATCAGCCATTTACGTGAAAAAATCGAAAGTAATTCTAAAAAACCTGTCTATATAAAAACAATACGCGGTTTAGGGTACAAACTAGAGGAGCCAAAAATGGATGAATAA
- the hflK gene encoding FtsH protease activity modulator HflK — translation MMSLKRIFTIAGLSLVVILLGITAFTSWYTVDESEQAVILTFGKVDEGISEPGLHFKLPWPIQEVETLSKETFSLQFGYDQKNGEIVDFPDETKMITGDENIVLADLVVQWKITNPGQYLYNSEDPQQILYNATSSSLRSIIGSSKIDDALTSGKAQIEAEVRDLLISLVERYEIGISVTAVKLQDVELPNVDVRKAFTNVTDARETMNTKINEANKYRNQRTQEAEGEKDAIISRAEGDKAARIETARGDVAKFNSLYEEYKVSPEITRKRLVLETLDQVLPGAEIYIMSEEGNTMKYLPIRPLDKQTQTAPKDSQEGSGN, via the coding sequence ATGATGAGTCTAAAACGAATTTTTACAATTGCAGGTTTATCATTAGTTGTCATTCTGCTTGGTATTACAGCATTCACATCGTGGTATACAGTAGATGAATCCGAGCAAGCAGTAATTTTAACATTCGGTAAAGTCGATGAAGGGATAAGTGAACCAGGGCTACATTTTAAGTTGCCGTGGCCAATTCAAGAGGTAGAAACACTATCTAAGGAAACATTTAGTTTGCAATTTGGTTATGACCAAAAAAACGGCGAAATTGTTGATTTTCCAGATGAAACAAAAATGATTACTGGAGATGAGAACATTGTATTGGCTGATCTAGTTGTACAATGGAAGATTACTAATCCAGGTCAATATCTATATAATTCAGAAGATCCTCAACAAATTTTATATAATGCCACTTCTTCTTCTTTAAGAAGTATTATTGGTAGCTCTAAAATCGATGATGCTCTAACGTCGGGGAAAGCGCAAATAGAAGCAGAAGTAAGAGATTTACTTATTTCATTAGTAGAAAGATATGAAATTGGAATCTCAGTAACAGCAGTAAAACTACAAGATGTTGAGCTTCCAAATGTTGATGTTCGAAAAGCATTTACAAATGTAACGGATGCTCGTGAAACGATGAATACAAAAATTAACGAAGCAAATAAGTATCGAAATCAACGAACTCAAGAAGCTGAAGGGGAAAAGGATGCAATTATCTCCAGAGCTGAGGGAGATAAGGCAGCTAGAATAGAGACGGCTCGTGGGGATGTAGCGAAATTTAACTCTCTTTACGAAGAATATAAGGTCTCTCCAGAAATTACTCGTAAGCGTTTAGTGTTAGAAACGCTAGATCAAGTATTACCGGGAGCAGAAATCTACATTATGAGTGAAGAAGGAAATACAATGAAGTACCTCCCAATCAGACCTTTAGACAAACAAACTCAAACAGCACCTAAAGATTCGCAAGAAGGGAGTGGTAACTAA
- a CDS encoding protease modulator HflC: MTDQNVIDIEQRKQDNDWKKYTKAGIFIVIIVALLIILLTNLFIVKEGEYKVVRQFGEVIRIESEPGLSYKIPFIQSVTTLPKYQMVYDVEEAEINTKDKKRIIIDNYALWRVDDPKKMISNTRTVENAEAKLDEFVYSALRTELGQLNYDEIINDEKSNRGSLNDRVTEIVNELLIRDNYGISVTDIRMKRTDLPAENEQSVFTRMISERESKAQEYLSMGDAEKNRIIANTDREVKELLAKAQADAETIRGEGEGEAARVYNNAFTKDPEFYNLYRTLESYKRTINGETVIILPSESPYARILMGYTE; the protein is encoded by the coding sequence ATGACTGATCAAAATGTAATAGATATCGAACAACGTAAACAAGATAACGATTGGAAGAAGTACACAAAAGCTGGCATCTTCATTGTAATTATTGTTGCGCTACTCATTATTTTGCTTACTAACCTTTTTATTGTTAAAGAAGGAGAATATAAGGTTGTACGTCAATTTGGTGAAGTCATTCGTATTGAAAGTGAACCTGGCTTAAGCTATAAAATTCCTTTTATTCAATCAGTTACAACACTTCCGAAGTATCAAATGGTCTATGATGTCGAGGAAGCTGAAATAAATACTAAGGACAAAAAACGAATCATTATTGATAATTATGCTCTATGGCGTGTGGACGATCCTAAGAAAATGATTTCAAATACACGTACAGTTGAAAATGCAGAAGCAAAACTAGATGAATTTGTATATTCTGCCTTGCGTACTGAATTAGGACAATTAAACTATGATGAAATTATAAATGATGAAAAATCAAATAGAGGTAGCTTGAATGACCGGGTAACCGAGATTGTTAATGAACTATTAATACGAGATAATTATGGCATTTCTGTTACTGACATTCGTATGAAAAGAACAGATTTACCGGCAGAAAATGAACAGTCAGTATTTACTCGTATGATTTCTGAGCGTGAATCTAAAGCTCAAGAATACTTATCTATGGGAGATGCAGAGAAAAATAGAATTATCGCGAACACGGATAGAGAAGTTAAAGAATTATTAGCTAAAGCTCAGGCAGATGCAGAAACAATTCGTGGTGAAGGGGAAGGAGAAGCGGCAAGAGTGTATAACAACGCCTTTACCAAGGACCCTGAATTCTATAACCTATACCGAACTTTAGAATCTTACAAACGCACAATTAATGGTGAAACAGTTATCATTCTACCTTCAGAATCACCATATGCAAGAATACTAATGGGCTACACTGAATAA
- the polA gene encoding DNA polymerase I, producing MTKKVVLIDGNSIAYRAFFALPLLSNDKGVHTNAIYGFTMMLMKILEDEKPSHILVAFDAGKTTFRHKTFGEYKGGRQKTPPELSEQFPFLRELLDAYKIKRYELENYEADDIIGTLSAKAEEEGYTVKVISGDKDLTQLASDNITVDITKKGITDVDSYTPAFVQEKYGISPEQIIDMKGLMGDSSDNIPGVPGVGEKTALKLLKEFGTLEKLLESIDQVSGDKLKEKLSENREQALMSKELATIFREAPVEVGIDTIKYDGYESSKLIAIFKELGFNSLLDKLGVSEEEDTTALEDVDYKIVSDVTEDIFAKESTLIVEILEENYHQADILGFAIVNETGNFFIPTDVALKSKEFKTWAEDEQQLKNVFDAKSSIVGLRWKGIQLKGIDFDCLIASYILNPSESTVDIASIAKVKGYGNIQADETVYGKGAKRTIPQQDVLAEHLIREAKALHYLKDKLNEELVENEQLELFTELELPLTLILAEMEATGITVDVERLKSMGEELRQKLSSLEQTIFASAGEKFNINSPKQLGSILFEKLNLPPVKKTKTGYSTSADVLEKLANKHEIIEHILHYRQLGKLQSTYIEGLLKVIYEDSCKIHTRFNQVLTQTGRLSSIDPNLQNIPIRLEEGRKIRQTFIPSQKDWVIFAADYSQIELRVLAHIANDENLIEAFNKDLDIHTKTAMDVFHVSAEEVTGDMRRQAKAVNFGIVYGISDYGLSQSLGITRKEAGQFIERYLESFPGVKNYMEEIVQDAKQKGYVSTLLQRRRYIPEITSRNFNVRSFAERTAMNTPIQGSAADIIKKAMIDMADRLVEEKLESKLLLQVHDELIFEAPKHEIERLEIIVPEVMENAVKLEVPLKVDYSYGPTWYDAK from the coding sequence ATGACAAAAAAGGTAGTATTAATAGATGGAAATAGTATTGCTTATCGTGCTTTTTTTGCCTTACCACTACTAAGCAATGACAAAGGTGTACATACAAATGCAATTTATGGGTTCACAATGATGCTCATGAAAATTCTAGAGGACGAGAAACCATCTCATATCTTAGTTGCATTCGATGCAGGTAAAACAACGTTCCGTCATAAAACGTTTGGAGAATACAAAGGTGGACGCCAAAAAACACCACCAGAATTATCAGAGCAATTTCCATTTTTAAGAGAATTATTAGATGCCTATAAAATTAAGCGTTACGAGCTAGAAAATTACGAAGCAGATGATATTATTGGTACTCTTTCAGCAAAGGCAGAAGAAGAGGGATATACCGTAAAGGTAATCTCAGGAGACAAAGATTTAACTCAACTGGCATCTGACAATATCACAGTTGATATTACCAAAAAAGGGATCACAGATGTAGATTCCTATACCCCAGCATTTGTTCAAGAAAAGTATGGGATTAGTCCTGAACAAATTATCGATATGAAGGGTCTAATGGGAGATAGTTCAGATAATATCCCTGGTGTGCCAGGTGTTGGTGAGAAAACAGCACTTAAATTACTTAAAGAATTTGGGACATTAGAGAAATTACTTGAATCCATAGATCAAGTTAGTGGAGATAAACTAAAGGAAAAGTTATCAGAAAATAGAGAGCAAGCTTTAATGAGTAAGGAACTAGCAACCATATTCAGAGAAGCTCCTGTTGAAGTTGGTATAGATACAATTAAATATGATGGGTATGAGTCATCGAAACTAATAGCAATATTTAAAGAACTAGGATTCAATTCATTACTGGACAAGCTCGGAGTATCAGAAGAGGAAGACACCACAGCCTTAGAGGATGTGGATTACAAGATTGTATCTGATGTTACTGAGGATATTTTCGCTAAAGAGTCTACTTTAATAGTGGAGATACTTGAAGAGAATTATCATCAAGCAGATATCCTGGGTTTTGCTATTGTAAATGAAACTGGAAACTTCTTTATACCAACTGATGTTGCTCTGAAATCTAAGGAGTTTAAAACATGGGCTGAAGATGAGCAACAACTGAAAAACGTATTTGATGCAAAAAGCTCCATCGTTGGCTTAAGGTGGAAGGGAATTCAATTAAAAGGAATTGATTTTGATTGTTTAATTGCCTCGTATATTCTTAATCCATCAGAATCAACTGTTGATATTGCTTCAATTGCCAAAGTAAAGGGATATGGAAATATACAAGCAGATGAGACAGTGTATGGAAAAGGTGCAAAACGCACGATTCCACAACAGGATGTACTTGCCGAGCATTTGATTAGAGAAGCAAAAGCACTACACTATTTAAAAGATAAATTAAATGAAGAATTGGTTGAAAATGAGCAACTTGAACTGTTTACGGAGCTTGAATTGCCACTTACCTTAATTTTAGCTGAAATGGAAGCAACAGGTATAACAGTTGATGTCGAACGATTAAAATCGATGGGAGAAGAATTAAGGCAGAAACTAAGTTCTTTGGAACAAACAATCTTTGCGAGTGCAGGAGAAAAGTTTAATATCAATTCGCCTAAACAACTCGGTTCAATCCTTTTCGAAAAACTCAACTTACCACCTGTTAAAAAGACTAAGACCGGCTATTCAACATCAGCTGATGTCCTAGAAAAGTTAGCAAACAAGCATGAAATAATTGAACATATTCTTCATTATCGACAACTCGGTAAACTACAATCGACCTATATTGAAGGATTATTAAAGGTCATTTATGAAGATTCATGTAAGATTCATACAAGGTTTAATCAGGTGTTAACGCAAACAGGGAGACTAAGTTCAATTGATCCAAATTTACAAAACATCCCTATTCGATTAGAAGAAGGAAGAAAAATTAGACAAACCTTTATCCCTTCGCAGAAGGATTGGGTTATCTTTGCAGCAGACTACTCACAAATTGAGTTAAGGGTACTTGCACATATTGCAAATGATGAAAACTTAATCGAAGCGTTTAACAAGGATTTAGATATACACACTAAAACAGCAATGGATGTATTCCATGTATCGGCTGAGGAAGTAACCGGAGATATGAGACGCCAAGCAAAAGCTGTTAATTTTGGAATCGTATATGGAATTAGTGATTACGGTCTTTCTCAAAGTCTAGGTATTACCAGAAAGGAAGCAGGTCAATTTATAGAGCGATATTTGGAAAGTTTCCCTGGTGTGAAAAACTATATGGAAGAAATCGTTCAGGATGCGAAGCAGAAGGGCTATGTTTCAACTTTACTTCAACGTCGTCGGTACATCCCAGAGATCACTAGCCGAAACTTTAATGTTCGTAGCTTTGCAGAACGCACAGCTATGAATACTCCGATACAAGGAAGCGCTGCAGACATTATCAAAAAAGCAATGATCGATATGGCAGATCGTCTAGTAGAAGAGAAGTTAGAATCAAAGCTATTGCTCCAAGTACACGATGAACTGATTTTTGAAGCACCTAAACATGAAATTGAACGTTTAGAGATAATTGTACCAGAGGTAATGGAGAATGCAGTCAAACTTGAGGTTCCGTTAAAGGTTGATTACTCATACGGTCCAACTTGGTATGACGCGAAATAA
- a CDS encoding GNAT family N-acetyltransferase: protein MNIEVLRVAKSEEQVLHNIMQYYIYDFSEFINSIEVNEQGLYNPFNLEDYWILEKKHPFFIKVNDGLAGFVLVNSQTETSPASIAEFFILKKYTGKGIGKIVARKIFDMFLGDWRITQIAKNYPAQAFWRSVIKDYTNDQYIESYDSARRSVQEFNNNHKK, encoded by the coding sequence ATGAATATTGAAGTTTTAAGAGTTGCAAAGAGTGAAGAACAAGTTTTACATAATATCATGCAGTATTATATTTATGATTTTAGTGAATTTATAAATAGTATTGAAGTTAATGAACAAGGATTATATAACCCTTTTAATCTAGAAGACTATTGGATACTCGAAAAGAAGCATCCATTTTTTATAAAAGTTAATGATGGATTAGCTGGTTTTGTTTTAGTAAATAGCCAAACCGAAACGAGTCCAGCCTCTATTGCTGAGTTTTTTATACTCAAGAAATATACAGGAAAAGGTATAGGGAAAATCGTTGCTCGAAAAATATTTGATATGTTCTTGGGTGATTGGAGAATTACACAAATAGCAAAAAACTACCCAGCTCAAGCGTTTTGGAGAAGTGTAATCAAAGACTATACAAATGATCAATACATAGAGAGCTACGATAGTGCTAGACGATCTGTTCAGGAATTTAATAACAATCATAAAAAATAA
- a CDS encoding ParM/StbA family protein, with protein MTKEKWVMAIDAGAYEVKGRTKDEVFKFRSAMGPYRQLKVSNVLNKDIVGSQEDFIIEYNDETMYLGDIAVRECHILREPKHISKAHDETKIRVLVAVHQYGKKSGNLVVVGQPIQGLTPNEKESIVDMLKDIHTITVNGEKKTFSIDDVKVVGEAAGAYFSIEERPEMITNVIDAGSSTFNYLRVEDGFFIDRKSGTLNYGTETDKNITHKQMVDAIISTTKGKWNSSDPTFLAGGVAGELLPHFQDYFNNIQLIEPVHFKSNYPEKHPPQFANAFGFYLIGKTVFLNE; from the coding sequence ATGACTAAAGAAAAATGGGTAATGGCTATAGATGCAGGCGCATATGAAGTCAAAGGTAGAACAAAGGATGAAGTATTCAAGTTTCGGTCAGCTATGGGACCTTACAGACAACTTAAGGTTTCAAATGTGCTTAACAAGGACATTGTTGGATCGCAGGAGGATTTTATAATTGAGTACAACGATGAAACAATGTATCTAGGAGACATTGCGGTTAGGGAATGTCATATTTTACGAGAACCCAAACATATTTCAAAAGCCCATGATGAAACTAAGATTAGGGTATTAGTTGCCGTCCATCAATATGGGAAGAAAAGCGGGAACTTAGTAGTGGTCGGTCAGCCCATTCAGGGACTCACTCCGAATGAGAAGGAATCAATTGTAGATATGCTTAAAGACATTCATACTATAACAGTAAATGGAGAAAAAAAGACCTTTAGTATTGATGATGTGAAAGTAGTTGGCGAGGCAGCAGGTGCTTATTTCTCAATCGAAGAGAGACCTGAAATGATAACGAATGTTATTGATGCTGGTAGTTCAACTTTTAACTACTTGAGAGTCGAAGATGGTTTTTTCATCGACCGCAAAAGTGGAACACTTAATTATGGCACTGAAACAGATAAAAACATCACACATAAACAAATGGTTGATGCTATTATTTCTACAACCAAAGGTAAGTGGAATTCATCGGACCCAACATTTTTAGCCGGAGGGGTAGCTGGAGAACTTTTACCTCATTTCCAAGACTACTTCAATAACATTCAACTCATTGAACCAGTTCACTTCAAAAGTAATTATCCTGAAAAACATCCTCCTCAATTTGCAAACGCTTTTGGTTTCTATTTAATAGGAAAGACGGTTTTCTTAAATGAATAA
- a CDS encoding MaoC family dehydratase N-terminal domain-containing protein → MLLGKKRKLGRSIDEITTGEKLSLTEKIEDKDLLLYLGLTNDSNPLYIQHDYASQTPFKKPIVPSVMLTGIITAAISKYLPGPGSHVLSQSLSFPKPVYHYGTVQFLFEITDVNRGEHFVEITVNATNEQEETVIEGKLKVCPPHQLKPMHGDALDNF, encoded by the coding sequence ATGTTGTTAGGGAAAAAGCGTAAATTGGGAAGAAGTATAGATGAAATTACAACGGGTGAAAAATTATCACTTACAGAAAAAATCGAAGATAAGGATTTACTCCTTTATCTAGGGTTAACAAATGATTCGAATCCTTTATATATTCAGCATGACTATGCTTCCCAAACACCATTTAAAAAACCAATTGTTCCAAGTGTTATGTTAACAGGTATCATTACTGCTGCAATCTCAAAATACTTACCTGGGCCAGGTAGTCATGTACTTTCACAGTCGCTTTCTTTTCCAAAGCCAGTTTATCACTATGGAACTGTACAATTCCTGTTTGAAATCACAGATGTAAACAGAGGGGAACATTTCGTAGAGATTACGGTAAACGCGACTAATGAACAAGAAGAAACAGTAATTGAAGGCAAACTAAAAGTATGCCCACCACATCAACTTAAACCAATGCATGGTGACGCATTGGATAACTTCTAA
- a CDS encoding YolD-like family protein — MGIRDRGKKKWQFAFGMPELMKAQKDLWTDQNRILKPIIDQYEKEEFDLRICYAMEYNIPVKVKTWSNGFITNLTGNIRYVDQITNQLRIELEGGEFQRIDFDDVIGVSVVV; from the coding sequence GTGGGAATTCGAGACCGCGGAAAAAAAAAGTGGCAGTTTGCGTTTGGGATGCCTGAGTTAATGAAGGCACAGAAGGACCTATGGACAGACCAGAATCGAATTTTAAAGCCTATCATCGATCAATATGAGAAGGAAGAGTTTGACCTACGTATCTGTTATGCGATGGAGTATAATATACCAGTAAAAGTAAAGACTTGGTCTAATGGCTTTATAACAAACTTGACTGGCAATATTCGTTACGTAGACCAGATAACAAACCAACTACGGATTGAACTTGAAGGAGGAGAGTTTCAACGAATTGATTTCGATGATGTTATAGGAGTATCAGTTGTTGTTTAA
- the mutM gene encoding DNA-formamidopyrimidine glycosylase, whose product MPELPEVETVRRTLAQLVLGKKIEEVRVLWPKMVKKPSEVEQFIDALKGQTIHEISRRGKFLKFILDDYVLVSHLRMEGRYGLYSTDEPYDKHTHVFFTFTDKTQLRYKDVRKFGTMHLFKKGEEEVEMPLSQLGPEPFSEAFTEKVLKEGLMKTNRKVKVALLDQKIVVGLGNIYVDEALFRSGIHPEREANSLKPLEIKKLHQEIVSTLQEAVNKGGSTIRSYVNTQGEIGMFQLELYVYGRKGEPCKHCNTSLEKIVVGGRGTHFCPKCQKSK is encoded by the coding sequence TTGCCTGAATTACCAGAAGTAGAAACAGTAAGAAGAACTCTTGCACAATTAGTACTCGGCAAAAAAATTGAAGAAGTAAGAGTTTTATGGCCCAAAATGGTCAAAAAACCTTCTGAGGTAGAACAATTCATTGATGCATTAAAAGGACAAACGATACATGAGATTTCAAGAAGAGGGAAATTTCTTAAGTTCATTTTAGATGATTATGTATTAGTCTCTCATTTACGGATGGAAGGAAGGTATGGGTTATATTCTACTGATGAACCTTATGATAAGCACACTCACGTTTTCTTCACTTTTACAGATAAAACACAGCTAAGATATAAGGATGTAAGAAAGTTCGGTACAATGCATCTCTTTAAAAAAGGGGAAGAGGAGGTAGAGATGCCTCTTTCTCAGCTTGGACCGGAGCCTTTCTCAGAAGCATTTACTGAAAAGGTTTTAAAAGAAGGATTAATGAAAACCAATCGAAAGGTTAAAGTAGCATTGCTTGACCAAAAAATTGTCGTTGGTTTAGGCAATATCTACGTTGATGAAGCCTTATTTCGATCAGGTATTCATCCCGAGCGGGAAGCTAATTCTCTAAAGCCACTAGAAATCAAAAAATTACACCAAGAGATTGTCAGCACATTGCAAGAAGCTGTTAACAAGGGTGGAAGTACAATAAGATCCTATGTTAACACTCAAGGAGAAATAGGGATGTTTCAACTTGAATTGTATGTGTATGGGAGAAAAGGAGAACCTTGTAAACACTGTAACACCTCACTCGAAAAAATTGTGGTTGGGGGAAGAGGTACTCATTTCTGTCCTAAATGCCAAAAATCAAAATAA
- a CDS encoding PAS domain-containing protein: MNKFRSRLLFALITLIVSVLLGLGILLGQMFKSFYLNTFNERMEKEANLVSIYVKEGGLLYNPNLNEKMHNIGDALESRITIIDHAGKILYDANGHEKYSKTIHEQQISTILNEYVNDKKSFHLIVEEYDMYYYGVSLLAADETAEGYIILSSPVDSLRKVNQQIWGLLISSLGVAFIVILFLGVRITTQYTKPIESATKVAIELAKGNFKARTYETDLDETSALNRSINILARNLQDMTKAHEMQHDRLRTLIENMGSGLILIDGRGYINLVNRAYKEIFDIETSNYLSHLYNEAFPHKSVVALIEEVFMKEEKVRRQLVLPLKIERRHFEVYGTPIIGTNSEWKGVVVVFHDISELKRLEQMRKDFVANVSHELKTPITSIKGFSETLLDGAMKDEQTLEYFLSIILKESDRLQELIQELLDLSKMEQQGFQLNYQQVNIVEIINEIIVLLKGKAESKDIELSLTSGHETMVEGDSYRLKQVFLNLISNGITYTQAGGKVLIEVVDLKENVQVKISDTGIGIEKDEIPRIFERFYRVDKARSRNSGGTGLGLAIVKHLVEAHHGALAVNSKVGEGTTFIVNLKRNIS; the protein is encoded by the coding sequence ATGAATAAGTTTCGTTCACGGTTATTGTTTGCCCTTATTACCCTAATAGTTTCTGTGCTTCTTGGTTTAGGGATTCTATTAGGGCAGATGTTTAAGAGCTTCTATTTAAATACATTTAACGAACGAATGGAAAAGGAAGCTAATCTAGTGTCAATCTACGTAAAAGAAGGTGGGCTTCTTTATAATCCTAATTTAAATGAAAAAATGCATAATATAGGGGATGCACTTGAATCAAGAATAACAATTATAGACCATGCGGGTAAAATTTTGTATGATGCAAATGGTCATGAGAAATATAGTAAAACGATTCATGAACAACAAATAAGTACAATTCTTAATGAATACGTAAACGACAAAAAGAGCTTCCACTTAATTGTAGAAGAATATGATATGTATTATTACGGAGTGTCTTTACTTGCTGCAGACGAAACAGCCGAGGGGTATATTATACTTAGCTCTCCTGTGGATTCTCTTAGAAAAGTAAACCAACAAATTTGGGGGCTTTTAATTAGTAGCTTGGGAGTTGCTTTTATAGTAATCCTCTTTCTAGGAGTAAGGATTACAACACAGTATACAAAGCCGATTGAATCAGCAACAAAAGTTGCAATTGAACTAGCTAAGGGTAACTTTAAAGCTAGAACCTATGAAACCGATTTAGATGAAACAAGTGCCTTAAATCGGTCAATTAATATTTTAGCTAGAAATCTACAGGATATGACTAAGGCTCATGAAATGCAGCATGATCGTCTCCGAACATTGATAGAGAATATGGGCAGTGGACTTATTCTTATTGATGGAAGGGGTTATATCAACCTTGTAAATCGCGCATACAAGGAAATATTTGATATAGAAACATCAAACTACTTATCACACCTTTATAATGAAGCATTTCCACATAAATCGGTAGTCGCATTAATTGAAGAAGTTTTTATGAAAGAAGAAAAAGTTCGTAGACAGCTTGTTCTTCCTCTAAAAATTGAACGAAGACATTTCGAGGTATATGGAACACCTATCATCGGTACGAATAGTGAATGGAAAGGTGTTGTAGTTGTTTTTCATGATATTTCAGAACTAAAGAGACTTGAACAAATGAGGAAGGACTTCGTAGCTAATGTTTCTCATGAATTAAAAACTCCGATTACATCAATAAAAGGCTTTTCTGAAACTCTCTTAGATGGGGCTATGAAGGATGAACAGACATTAGAGTATTTTCTTTCTATTATTCTAAAGGAAAGCGATAGGCTTCAAGAACTTATTCAGGAATTATTGGATTTATCTAAGATGGAGCAACAAGGCTTTCAATTGAATTACCAACAGGTGAATATTGTTGAAATTATTAATGAGATAATTGTTTTACTTAAAGGTAAAGCAGAAAGTAAGGATATTGAACTTTCCTTAACCTCAGGTCATGAAACAATGGTTGAAGGAGACAGCTATCGTTTAAAGCAAGTATTTCTTAACTTAATCAGTAATGGAATTACGTATACACAAGCTGGAGGAAAAGTATTAATTGAAGTCGTAGATCTAAAAGAAAACGTTCAAGTTAAAATTAGTGACACTGGAATAGGTATAGAAAAGGATGAAATTCCTCGGATATTTGAAAGGTTTTATCGGGTGGACAAGGCAAGGAGTAGAAACTCTGGCGGAACCGGATTAGGTTTAGCAATTGTTAAACACCTTGTTGAAGCTCATCATGGGGCATTGGCGGTGAATAGTAAAGTTGGTGAAGGGACTACCTTTATAGTTAACTTAAAAAGAAATATCTCTTAA